A genomic region of Melopsittacus undulatus isolate bMelUnd1 chromosome 5, bMelUnd1.mat.Z, whole genome shotgun sequence contains the following coding sequences:
- the MCM5 gene encoding DNA replication licensing factor MCM5, whose amino-acid sequence MSGFDEPGIYYSDSFGGDGSADDGQIRKSQLQRRFKEFLRQYRVGTDRTGFTFKYRDELKRHYNLSQYWVEVEMEDLASFDEDLADYLYKQPAEHLQLFEEAAKEVADEVTRPRPLGEETLQDIQVMLKSDANAASIRSLKSDQMSHLVKIPGIVIAATPVRPKATRIAIQCRSCRNTITNIAVRPGLEGYALPRKCNTEQAGRPKCPLDPYFIMPDKCKCVDFQVLKLQESPDAVPHGEMPRHLQLYCDRYLCDKVVPGNKVTVMGIYSIKKSAHSKNKGRDNVGVGIRSAYIRVVGIQVDTEGSGHSFAGLVTPQEEEELRHLAAMPNIYETIAKSIAPSIYGSTDIKKAIACLLFGGSRKRLPDGLTRRGDINLLMLGDPGTAKSQLLKFVEKCSPIGVYTSGKGSSAAGLTASVVRDPTSRNFFMEGGAMVLADGGVVCIDEFDKMREDDRVAIHEAMEQQTISIAKAGITTTLNSRCSVLAAANSVFGRWDETKGEENIDFMPTILSRFDMIFIVKDVHNEQRDMTLAKHVMSLHVSALTQTQAVEGEIELNKLKKLISFCRMKCGPRLSAAAAEKLKNRYILMRSGTRQHEQESDRRSSIPITVRQLEAVVRIAESLAKMKLQPFAMEADVEEALRLFQVSTLDAAMSGSLAGAEGFTTQEDQEMLSRIEKQLKRRFAIGSQVSEHSIVQDFMRQKYPEHAIYKVLQLMMRRGEIQHRMQRKVLYRIK is encoded by the exons ATGTCCGGCTTTGACGAGCCCGGCATTTACTACAGCGACAGTTTCGGGGGCGATGGGTCTGCGGACGACGGGCAGATTCGGAAGTCGCAGCTGCAGAGGCGGTTCAAGGAGTTCCTGCGGCAGTACCGGGTGGGCACGGACCGGACGGGTTTCACCTTCAAATACAG GGATGAGCTTAAACGGCACTATAACCTGAGTCAGTACTGGGTGGAGGTGGAGATGGAAGACTTGGCCAGCTTTGATGAAGATCTTGCTGACTATCTGTACAAGCAGCCAGCAGAGCACCTGCAGCTG tttgaagaagcagcaaaagaagTCGCAGATGAAGTCACTCGTCCTCGTCCTTTAGGGGAGGAAACTCTTCAAGACATCCAAGTGATGTTGAAATCAGATGCCAACGCAGCCAGCATCCGCAGCCTGAAG tctgaCCAGATGTCCCACCTTGTGAAGATCCCTGGGATTGTAATAGCGGCAACCCCTGTGAGACCCAAGGCCACCAGAATAGCCATCCAGTGCCGCAGCTGCCGCAACACCATCACCAACATTGCAGTGCGCCCGGGCCTCGAGGGCTATGCTCTCCCCAGGAAATGCAACAC AGAACAAGCTGGCCGCCCAAAGTGCCCGCTGGACCCGTATTTCATCATGCCAGATAAGTGCAAGTGCGTGGACTTCCAGGTGCTGAAGCTGCAGGAGTCTCCGGATGCTGTGCCACATGGGGAGATGCCCCGGCACTTGCAGCTCTACTGTGACAG GTACCTCTGTGACAAAGTTGTCCCAGGGAACAAGGTCACTGTCATGGGCATCTACTCCATCAAGAAATCTGCCCATAGCAAGAACAAAGGCCGTGACAATGTGGGTGTGGGCATCCGAAGCGCCTATATCCGTGTGGTGGGCATCCAGGTGGACACGGAAGGATCAG GACACAGCTTTGCTGGCTTGGTAACCCCTCAAGAGGAGGAGGAACTTCGTCACCTTGCTGCCATGCCCAACATCTACGAGACCATCGCCAAGAGCATCGCGCCCTCCATCTATGGCAGCACCGACATCAAGAAAGCCATTGCCTGCCTCTTGTTTGGAGGCTCCCGCAAGAG GCTCCCGGATGGGCTGACCCGCAGAGGAGACATCAACTTACTGATGCTGGGTGACCCCGGCACGGCCAAGTCCCAGCTGCTGAAGTTTGTTGAGAAGTGTTCACCCATTGGG GTGTACACCTCTGGGAAGGGCAGCAGCGCTGCTGGTTTGACAGCCTCAGTGGTCCGGGACCCTACCTCCAGGAATTTCTTCATGGAGGGGGGAGCCATGGTGCTGGCGGATGGAGGAGTGGTGTGCATTGATGAGTTCGACAAG ATGCGGGAGGATGACCGTGTGGCCATTCACGAGGCCATGGAGCAGCAGACCATCTCCATAGCTAAG GCAGGAATCACAACCACACTCAACTCCCgctgctcagtgctggcagctgccAACTCTGTCTTTGGGCGCTGGGATGAGACCAAGGGTGAGGAGAACATTGATTTTATGCCCACCATTCTGTCCAGATTTGACATGATCTTCATCGTCAAGGATGTGCACAATGAACAGCGAGACATG ACACTGGCCAAGCACGTGATGTCCTTACATGTGAGCGCCTTGACGCAGACCCAGGCCGTGGAGGGTGAGATTGAGCTGAACAAGCTGAAGAAGCTCATCTCCTTCTGTCGGAT GAAATGTGGCCCTCGGCTGTCAGCGGCAGCGGCAGAGAAGCTGAAGAACCGCTACATCCTGATGCGGAGCGGCACTCGCCAGCACGAGCAGGAGAGCGACCGCCgctccagcatccccatcacTGTGCG GCAACTGGAGGCCGTCGTGCGCATTGCTGAGTCCTTGGCTAAGATGAAGCTTCAGCCCTTCGCCATGGAGGCAGATGTTGAGGAGGCCTTGAGGCTCTTCCAGGTGTCCACGCTTGATGCAGCCATGTCGGGCAGCCTGGCAG GGGCAGAAGGCTTCACAACacaggaggaccaagagatgCTGTCCCGCATAGAGAAGCAGCTCAAACGCCGCTTCGCCATCGGCTCTCAGGTGTCGGAGCACAGCATAGTCCAAGACTTCATGCGGCAG aaATACCCAGAACATGCCATCTACAaggtgctgcagctgatgaTGCGGCGTGGGGAGATCCAGCACCGCATGCAACGCAAAGTCCTCTACCGCATCAAGTGA
- the HMOX1 gene encoding heme oxygenase 1 has product MQELGCPAQSFTSLGAEAKEGGKHKRAGKRRSETTWINMETSGMHSSESMSKDLSELLKEATKEVHEQAENTPFMKNFQKGQVSLHEFKLVTASLYFIYSALEEEIEQNKDNPVYAPVYFPAELHRKAALEQDLEYFYGSNWRDEIPCPDATWKYVERLHYVGKNHPELLVAHAYTRYLGDLSGGQVLKKIAQKALQLPSTGEGLAFFTFDGVSNATKFKQLYCSRMNALEMDLATKKRVLEEAKKAFLLNIQVFEALQELVSKGQENGHPPQLKAELRTRNINKSHEHGPAPGKESERTNRRHTDMMPTTPLVRWILALSFLAMTVAVGLFAM; this is encoded by the exons atgcaggagctgggctgccCAGCTCAGAGCTTCACTAGCCTGggagcagaagcaaaggaaggaggaaagcacAAGCGAGCAGGGAAGCGGAGGAGCGAAACGACTTGGATAAACATGGAAACTTCCGGGATGCACAGCTCTGAAAG catGTCCAAGGACCTGTCAGAACTGTTGAAGGAAGCTACCAAGGAGGTGCACGAGCAGGCAGAGAACACACCGTTCATGAAGAACTTTCAGAAAGGGCAGGTGTCTCTCCACGAGTTTAAG CTGGTTACGGCATCCTTGTACTtcatctactctgctctggagGAAGAGATTGAACAGAACAAGGACAACCCAGTTTATGCCCCCGTGTACTTTCCAGCGGAGCTGCATCGGAAAGCTGCCCTGGAGCAAGACCTGGAGTACTTCTATGGTAGCAACTGGAGGGATGAGATCCCATGTCCTGATGCTACTTGGAAATACGTTGAGAGGCTCCACTACGTAGGCAAGAACCACCCAGAGCTCCTGGTGGCCCATGCCTACACTCGCTATTTGGGAGACCTCTCTGGGGGGCAGGTGCTGAAGAAAATTGCCCAAAAGGCCCTCCAGCTGCCCAGCACTGGGGAAGGGCTGGCTTTCTTCACCTTCGATGGGGTCTCCAACGCCACCAAGTTCAAGCAGCTCTACTGCTCCCGCATGAATGCCCTTGAGATGGATCTTGCCACTAAGAAGAGAGTCTTGGAGGAGGCCAAGAAAGCATTCTTGCTAAATATACAA GTGTTTGaggcactgcaggagctggtgtcTAAGGGCCAGGAAAACGGTCACCCTCCGCAGCTGAAGGCAGAACTTCGCACAAGAAACATTAACAAATCACACGAGCACG GTCCAGCACCTGGGAAAGAAAGTGAGAGGACAAACAGGAGGCACACAGACATGATGCCCACCACTCCCCTGGTGCGGTGGATCCTGGCACTCAGCTTCCTAGCCATGACAGTTGCCGTGGGCTTATTTGCCATGTGA